One part of the Corynebacterium aurimucosum ATCC 700975 genome encodes these proteins:
- a CDS encoding DUF3817 domain-containing protein, translating to MSNSVNNAVHPDRQARIRGPLKFFSIAATITGIFLLILVARMILQYGVGMEMPSWATLIAQAHGVAYMVYLVSILVLGPRAMWPVGKLFTTALAGVVPFLSFWMEHKRRTEVVEQFQL from the coding sequence ATGAGCAACTCAGTGAACAACGCTGTCCATCCTGACCGTCAAGCGCGTATCCGTGGCCCGCTGAAGTTCTTTTCCATTGCCGCCACGATTACCGGTATTTTCCTTCTTATCCTCGTCGCGCGCATGATCCTGCAATACGGCGTGGGTATGGAGATGCCCTCGTGGGCGACGCTCATCGCCCAAGCGCACGGCGTGGCCTACATGGTCTACCTCGTGTCCATCTTGGTCCTCGGCCCGCGTGCCATGTGGCCGGTAGGCAAGCTCTTTACCACGGCGCTCGCCGGTGTTGTTCCGTTCCTCTCCTTCTGGATGGAGCACAAGCGCCGCACTGAAGTTGTAGAGCAGTTCCAGCTTTAG
- the rdgB gene encoding RdgB/HAM1 family non-canonical purine NTP pyrophosphatase, whose protein sequence is MVKLLVASNNAKKLKELEKILADAGIAGIELLPLSAVEAYPEPVEDGRTFADNALIKARAGVQHTGLATIADDSGLAVEELNGMPGVLSARWSGGHGDDEANNRLLLGQMSDVPAERRAAAFVSVCALVTPDGQEHVVEGRWPGSLLTAPQGENGFGYDPLFQPEGESRSAAEMSPEEKNAVSHRGRALAQLREPLAALAGQA, encoded by the coding sequence ATGGTAAAGCTCCTCGTTGCTTCGAATAATGCCAAGAAGCTCAAGGAACTAGAGAAGATCCTCGCCGATGCTGGCATCGCGGGCATCGAGCTGCTCCCCTTGTCCGCGGTGGAGGCCTACCCGGAGCCCGTGGAGGATGGTCGCACCTTTGCTGATAATGCGTTGATTAAGGCGCGCGCCGGGGTGCAGCACACTGGCCTAGCGACGATCGCGGATGATTCCGGCCTCGCGGTGGAAGAACTCAACGGCATGCCGGGCGTGCTTTCTGCTCGGTGGTCGGGCGGACATGGTGACGATGAAGCCAATAATCGGCTGCTGCTGGGGCAGATGTCCGACGTGCCCGCCGAGCGCCGCGCGGCTGCCTTTGTGTCGGTCTGCGCGCTGGTGACCCCGGATGGCCAGGAGCACGTGGTGGAGGGCCGCTGGCCAGGTTCCTTGCTCACCGCCCCACAGGGCGAGAATGGCTTTGGCTACGATCCGCTTTTCCAGCCCGAGGGCGAATCCCGCTCCGCCGCGGAGATGTCCCCGGAGGAGAAGAACGCTGTCTCGCACCGCGGCCGCGCGCTGGCGCAGCTGCGCGAACCCCTAGCGGCCCTCGCCGGCCAAGCCTAA
- the rph gene encoding ribonuclease PH produces MTDFTRADGRALDQLRSVRITRNFTTNPAGSVLVEFGNTRVMCTASVEFGVPRFKKDSGEGWLTAEYAMLPSATHERMPRESMKGKVKGRTHEISRLVGRSLRAAVDLSELGENTIQLDCDVLQADGGTRTASITGAYVALADAIAYLKEEGVVPGEPLLDPIAAVSVGIIDGHVCLDLPYEEDSRAEVDLNVVMQEGGDFVEIQGTGEHGLFGRAELNDMLDVAQAGCAQLIDAQKAALGW; encoded by the coding sequence ATGACTGATTTCACTCGTGCTGATGGTCGCGCGCTCGACCAACTCCGTAGCGTTCGCATTACCCGTAATTTCACCACCAACCCGGCTGGGTCGGTGCTGGTGGAGTTCGGCAACACCCGAGTCATGTGTACGGCTTCCGTGGAATTCGGGGTGCCGCGTTTTAAGAAGGACTCCGGCGAGGGTTGGCTGACTGCTGAGTACGCCATGCTGCCTTCTGCAACCCACGAGCGCATGCCGCGCGAGTCGATGAAGGGCAAGGTCAAGGGCCGTACCCACGAGATCTCCCGCCTGGTGGGTCGCAGCCTGCGCGCAGCGGTTGATCTCTCCGAATTGGGGGAGAACACCATCCAGCTGGATTGCGACGTGCTGCAGGCTGACGGTGGTACCCGCACGGCGTCGATTACCGGCGCGTATGTGGCGTTGGCTGATGCGATTGCTTACCTCAAGGAGGAAGGTGTCGTCCCGGGCGAGCCGCTGCTGGATCCCATCGCTGCTGTTTCCGTCGGCATTATCGACGGCCACGTGTGCCTCGACCTGCCCTATGAAGAGGACTCCCGCGCGGAGGTTGATCTCAACGTGGTGATGCAGGAAGGCGGAGACTTCGTCGAGATTCAGGGCACTGGCGAGCACGGTCTGTTCGGCCGCGCGGAGCTCAACGACATGTTGGACGTGGCGCAGGCTGGTTGCGCCCAGCTTATCGACGCTCAAAAGGCGGCCCTCGGATGGTAA
- a CDS encoding MBL fold metallo-hydrolase: MKLTILGCSGSVPTVGNPASGYLLSFPSAPSIIMDLGPGTLARLQELQDPCDAHVALTHLHADHCLDFPSLMVWRRFHPTAPAASRNFCLGPASTETHLGRLSSDAPDGVDDMSDTFAFSPWVDRERQLVDDVYITPFRTVHPVETYALRVEHSKTGATLCYSADSAYTPALVEAAQGVDAFLCEAAWGETSEDKAPDMHMSGAEAGRLAREAGVKKLVLVHLQPWGDAAATYAAAAREFDGEIVVGAAGMELEF; the protein is encoded by the coding sequence ATGAAGCTGACCATCCTAGGCTGTTCCGGGTCGGTGCCCACTGTGGGTAATCCGGCCTCTGGCTATCTCTTGTCTTTCCCCTCTGCTCCGTCCATCATCATGGACCTGGGCCCGGGTACGCTTGCACGCCTGCAGGAACTCCAGGATCCCTGCGATGCGCACGTGGCATTGACCCATCTCCATGCTGATCACTGCCTGGACTTTCCTTCTTTGATGGTCTGGCGCCGCTTCCACCCAACAGCTCCCGCAGCTTCTCGCAATTTTTGCCTGGGGCCGGCGTCGACTGAGACACACCTGGGCCGCTTGTCCTCGGATGCCCCGGACGGGGTGGATGACATGAGCGATACATTTGCGTTCAGCCCCTGGGTGGATCGGGAACGCCAGCTTGTCGACGATGTCTACATCACCCCTTTCCGAACCGTGCACCCGGTAGAGACGTATGCCTTGCGCGTCGAGCACTCCAAAACCGGAGCAACCTTGTGCTATTCCGCGGATTCGGCCTATACACCCGCGCTCGTTGAGGCCGCCCAGGGTGTGGATGCTTTCCTTTGTGAGGCTGCATGGGGCGAGACTTCGGAGGATAAGGCTCCAGACATGCATATGTCGGGAGCAGAGGCCGGGCGCTTGGCGCGTGAGGCGGGTGTGAAGAAACTGGTGCTCGTTCACCTCCAGCCGTGGGGCGATGCCGCCGCCACCTACGCAGCAGCTGCCCGCGAGTTCGACGGAGAGATCGTCGTCGGCGCTGCCGGGATGGAGCTCGAGTTCTAA
- the murI gene encoding glutamate racemase has protein sequence MPDATSPIGIFDSGVGGLTVARTIIEQLPDESIIYIGDTAHAPYGPRPIAQVRELSTAIADELVERGCKMLVIACNTATAAFLHDARERYDIPVVEVIRPAVRRAIATTRNGKIGVIGTEGTINSGAYQDLFAVNPNVECEAVACPDFVNFVERGITAGRQILGVAEGYLAPLQSAGVDTLVLGCTHYPLLTGVIQLAIGDNVTLVSSAEETTKDVLRILTNTDLLAPAGQAPTRSFECTGDHAAFERLATRFLGPKI, from the coding sequence ATGCCTGATGCAACATCTCCCATTGGGATTTTTGATTCGGGGGTGGGCGGCCTGACCGTCGCGCGTACCATCATCGAGCAGCTTCCCGACGAATCCATCATCTACATCGGCGATACCGCCCACGCGCCCTATGGCCCGCGGCCCATTGCCCAAGTGCGTGAGCTATCCACCGCGATTGCCGATGAGCTAGTAGAGCGCGGCTGCAAAATGTTGGTGATTGCCTGCAATACCGCTACGGCCGCCTTCCTGCACGATGCCCGGGAACGCTATGACATTCCGGTCGTTGAGGTGATTCGCCCGGCCGTACGCCGTGCCATCGCCACTACCCGCAACGGCAAGATTGGCGTCATCGGCACGGAGGGCACCATTAATTCAGGCGCGTACCAAGATCTTTTTGCCGTCAATCCGAACGTCGAATGTGAGGCGGTGGCGTGCCCCGACTTCGTGAACTTTGTTGAGCGCGGCATTACTGCCGGACGCCAGATCCTCGGCGTGGCGGAAGGCTACCTGGCGCCGTTGCAGTCGGCGGGGGTCGACACACTTGTCCTCGGCTGCACGCACTATCCGCTGCTGACGGGCGTCATCCAGCTCGCTATAGGGGACAACGTCACTCTGGTGTCCTCGGCGGAGGAGACCACGAAGGACGTCCTGCGCATCCTCACTAACACGGACCTGCTCGCTCCTGCGGGCCAGGCTCCCACCCGCAGTTTCGAGTGCACGGGTGACCATGCAGCATTCGAGCGGCTGGCCACGCGTTTCTTGGGGCCCAAGATTTAG
- a CDS encoding rhomboid family intramembrane serine protease, whose product MTTSGPFGQQHSHEPNPFQPRPASPGAGQQPVLNTGDSKNYTRTGRLKTAASLTVGFLAVEWIIHIINFLFFGSELGQYGIRPLDFNGIWGIFTAPLLHANFEHLIGNSLPGAVFCFLIGLSGRKAWWEVTIIVVLIAGIGTWLLGGPGTSHIGASGMVYGWLAYLIVRGIFNRSLGQFLVGVGLGFAYSGLIWGVLPIYEGVSWQGHLFGAIGGIVAGMVITSDDPIKKVKSEPQGVVR is encoded by the coding sequence ATGACGACGAGTGGACCCTTTGGCCAGCAGCATTCGCATGAGCCCAACCCCTTCCAGCCCCGCCCGGCGAGCCCCGGCGCGGGGCAGCAGCCTGTTCTCAACACGGGGGATTCGAAGAATTACACTCGGACCGGCCGCCTGAAAACGGCTGCGTCTTTAACGGTGGGCTTCCTGGCCGTAGAGTGGATCATCCACATCATTAACTTCCTGTTCTTTGGAAGCGAGCTGGGCCAATACGGCATACGTCCGCTGGATTTTAATGGTATTTGGGGGATTTTTACCGCTCCGCTACTCCATGCGAACTTTGAGCACCTCATTGGAAATTCATTGCCTGGTGCCGTCTTTTGTTTCTTGATCGGTCTCTCAGGCCGCAAGGCATGGTGGGAAGTCACCATCATCGTGGTGCTCATCGCTGGCATCGGCACCTGGCTATTGGGCGGGCCGGGGACGTCGCATATTGGTGCCTCCGGCATGGTGTATGGCTGGCTGGCCTACCTCATCGTCCGGGGAATCTTCAACCGCTCGCTGGGCCAGTTTCTCGTCGGCGTGGGGCTGGGCTTTGCCTATTCCGGTCTCATCTGGGGTGTGTTGCCTATCTATGAGGGAGTCAGCTGGCAGGGGCACCTGTTCGGCGCTATTGGCGGCATTGTCGCGGGAATGGTGATTACCTCGGATGACCCGATTAAGAAGGTAAAGTCTGAACCCCAGGGAGTAGTGCGCTAA
- a CDS encoding DUF2017 domain-containing protein, whose protein sequence is MQAWKKKKSFMRGAKYTTVFEPMEREVLGDLTATVSEAIIARAQSAPKDELADMLDMPTGHTEAPEDPSLARLFPDFTKAGDEEFDGDNALMRSLHENDIARTKLENLQVINTALGPTGGVEVAISEEEAHAFLAGLNDLRLFIAAGDVPQDAPGADRDTLVEWLAFCQDSLLNVIMD, encoded by the coding sequence ATGCAGGCTTGGAAAAAGAAAAAGTCCTTCATGCGTGGCGCGAAATACACGACTGTTTTCGAGCCCATGGAGCGCGAAGTTTTAGGTGATCTCACCGCAACCGTCTCCGAGGCCATCATTGCCCGCGCGCAATCAGCGCCGAAAGATGAATTGGCGGACATGCTCGACATGCCGACCGGCCACACCGAAGCACCGGAGGACCCGTCGCTGGCCCGCCTCTTTCCGGATTTCACAAAGGCGGGGGATGAGGAATTCGACGGCGATAATGCACTGATGCGCTCGCTGCACGAGAATGACATCGCGCGCACCAAGCTAGAAAACCTCCAGGTAATTAATACCGCGCTCGGGCCTACCGGCGGGGTCGAGGTGGCAATCAGCGAGGAGGAGGCGCATGCCTTCCTCGCCGGTCTCAATGACCTGCGCCTCTTCATCGCCGCCGGGGACGTGCCGCAAGATGCGCCCGGGGCAGACCGCGATACGCTTGTGGAATGGCTGGCCTTCTGCCAAGATTCGCTGCTCAACGTCATCATGGACTAG
- the clpS gene encoding ATP-dependent Clp protease adapter ClpS: MKAHKETSAGVVMSSPMATPELDEAIEVDVATSENLPWMCIVWDDPVNLMSYVSYVFQTVLGYDKKRANELMMQVHTEGKAAVSSGERDKVEADVKKLQVAGLWATMQQAG; encoded by the coding sequence ATGAAAGCGCACAAAGAAACGTCCGCGGGCGTGGTTATGAGTTCGCCCATGGCCACCCCGGAGCTGGATGAAGCGATTGAGGTCGACGTCGCCACGAGCGAAAACCTGCCGTGGATGTGCATTGTTTGGGATGACCCAGTCAACCTAATGAGCTATGTTTCCTACGTGTTCCAGACTGTGCTGGGCTATGACAAAAAGCGCGCCAACGAGCTGATGATGCAAGTCCATACCGAAGGTAAGGCGGCAGTCTCCTCAGGTGAGCGTGACAAAGTCGAAGCCGATGTGAAGAAACTGCAAGTCGCCGGCCTGTGGGCCACGATGCAGCAGGCAGGATAA
- a CDS encoding nicotinate phosphoribosyltransferase gives MTTISDNTQDSGFGPSDRSTALLTDKYELTMLEAALRDGSAHRQVACEVFARRLPNERRYGVVAGTERVLRAVRDFRFTAQQLAEMDFLDAETKEYLANYRFSGHIDGYREGELYFPNSPLLTVRGTFGECLILETVILSIMNSDSAVASAASRMVVAADGRPIIEMGSRRTHEYAAVTAARAAYLAGFQATSNLEAGYRYGIPVSGTAAHAWTLAHVNEDGTPNEEAAFRGQIETLGVDTTLLVDTYDITKGVETAVRVAGPELGGVRIDSGDLAAVTRRVRKQLDDLGNHNTKIVVSSDLDEFAIAGLRGDPVDVYGVGTSVVTGSGAPTASMVYKVVEVDGHPVAKRSSSKKSQGGAKRSLRTYRSSGVAVEELVLPFSAEDPDTGTLRTREMTVPLMRDGEILDNLPTLEESREYLAQAITTLPWEGLALTRDEPAVPTRFVGFGS, from the coding sequence GTGACTACTATCTCAGACAACACCCAGGATTCTGGGTTCGGACCTAGCGATCGTTCTACGGCTCTCCTTACGGATAAATACGAGCTGACCATGTTGGAGGCAGCGTTGCGCGATGGCTCCGCGCACCGCCAAGTGGCCTGCGAGGTATTTGCCCGCCGCCTCCCCAACGAGCGGCGCTATGGTGTCGTGGCCGGCACCGAACGCGTACTTCGCGCAGTCCGGGACTTCCGCTTTACCGCCCAACAACTGGCAGAGATGGACTTCCTTGATGCAGAAACCAAGGAATACCTGGCCAATTACCGCTTCTCTGGACACATCGATGGCTACCGCGAAGGCGAGCTCTACTTCCCCAATTCACCCCTGTTGACCGTGCGCGGAACCTTTGGTGAATGCCTGATTCTGGAAACGGTGATTCTGTCCATCATGAATTCCGATTCCGCAGTGGCTTCTGCGGCCTCACGAATGGTGGTGGCTGCAGATGGCCGCCCCATCATCGAGATGGGTTCGCGCCGCACCCACGAATACGCTGCCGTGACCGCTGCCCGCGCCGCCTACCTGGCAGGTTTCCAGGCCACCTCCAACCTGGAAGCCGGCTACCGCTACGGCATCCCGGTCTCCGGCACTGCGGCGCATGCGTGGACGCTGGCTCATGTCAACGAGGACGGCACCCCCAATGAGGAGGCGGCCTTCCGCGGGCAGATCGAGACCCTTGGCGTCGATACCACCCTGCTGGTGGATACCTATGACATCACCAAGGGCGTAGAAACCGCCGTGCGCGTGGCCGGCCCCGAGTTGGGCGGCGTGCGCATCGACTCTGGTGATTTGGCCGCGGTCACCCGTCGCGTGCGCAAGCAGCTCGATGACTTGGGCAACCACAACACCAAAATCGTGGTCTCCTCCGACCTCGATGAGTTTGCCATCGCCGGCCTGCGCGGCGACCCCGTCGATGTCTATGGCGTGGGTACCTCAGTGGTTACTGGCTCGGGCGCGCCAACCGCCAGCATGGTGTACAAGGTCGTCGAGGTCGATGGCCACCCAGTAGCCAAGCGCTCCTCCTCGAAGAAATCGCAGGGCGGGGCTAAGCGCTCTCTGCGCACCTACCGTTCCTCGGGGGTGGCCGTCGAGGAGCTCGTGCTCCCCTTCTCCGCCGAGGACCCAGACACGGGCACGCTGCGCACCCGCGAGATGACGGTACCGCTCATGCGCGACGGCGAAATCCTCGACAACCTGCCTACCCTCGAAGAATCCCGCGAGTATCTGGCTCAGGCCATCACCACCCTGCCATGGGAAGGCCTAGCGCTCACCCGCGACGAGCCTGCGGTTCCCACCCGCTTCGTTGGCTTCGGCTCTTAA